Proteins found in one Streptococcus iniae genomic segment:
- a CDS encoding LysM peptidoglycan-binding domain-containing protein, with protein MNKKLFLASTFALTMFAAGTVQADEMPWTARSVEDIRADLVATADGQTYSIKYGDTLSSIAEAMSIDVNVLAQVNQISNIDLIFPNTKLVMTYDQNKNLARIEIQPAAPTSTQAPQSATVNLETNQVVVDNTAHPLEDVSSQTQVAPETPQAQVAPETSAVDASVSAQPSVTEPVSEVSVEETKAAEVAPEAPAEELPAEPTITSEMVATKALGSVSDYGQPSAYQAPVDVPEMTPVTPAPAAQVAPTPSLNTTGLQPQAAAYMNEVAGIYGITHFSTYRPGDSQDHGKGLAVDFMVPVSSVLGDQVADYTIANMASRKVSYIIWKQRFYSPYPSIYGPANTWNLMPDRGSVTENHYDHVHVSFNP; from the coding sequence ATGAATAAGAAATTGTTTTTAGCGTCAACATTTGCTTTAACGATGTTTGCAGCTGGAACTGTCCAAGCTGATGAAATGCCATGGACTGCCAGATCGGTTGAAGACATTCGTGCTGATTTAGTGGCAACAGCTGATGGGCAAACATACAGCATTAAATATGGAGATACCCTTAGTTCAATTGCTGAAGCAATGTCTATTGATGTTAATGTATTAGCTCAAGTGAATCAAATCAGTAATATTGATTTGATTTTCCCAAATACAAAATTGGTAATGACTTACGATCAGAATAAGAATCTTGCAAGGATTGAAATTCAGCCAGCTGCACCAACAAGTACACAGGCACCACAATCAGCGACAGTGAACCTTGAAACTAATCAAGTGGTTGTTGATAACACTGCACATCCTTTAGAAGATGTGTCATCGCAAACACAAGTAGCACCAGAAACACCTCAAGCACAAGTAGCACCAGAAACAAGTGCAGTGGATGCGAGCGTTTCAGCACAACCATCTGTAACTGAACCGGTATCAGAAGTGTCAGTTGAGGAGACAAAAGCAGCTGAAGTAGCACCAGAAGCACCGGCAGAAGAATTACCGGCAGAACCAACGATTACAAGTGAAATGGTAGCTACAAAAGCATTAGGAAGTGTGTCTGACTATGGTCAACCATCTGCTTACCAAGCCCCTGTTGATGTGCCAGAAATGACTCCTGTGACACCGGCACCTGCTGCTCAAGTAGCTCCAACACCATCGCTTAATACCACTGGTCTTCAACCTCAAGCAGCAGCTTACATGAATGAAGTTGCTGGAATTTATGGCATCACTCATTTCAGCACTTACCGCCCAGGTGATAGTCAAGATCATGGAAAAGGTTTAGCAGTTGACTTTATGGTGCCAGTAAGTTCTGTTCTTGGTGACCAAGTTGCAGATTATACCATTGCCAATATGGCATCACGTAAGGTATCTTATATTATCTGGAAACAACGTTTCTACTCACCATATCCAAGCATTTACGGACCAGCTAACACGTGGAACCTAATGCCGGACCGGGGCAGTGTCACAGAAAATCACTATGATCACGTTCACGTGTCCTTCAACCCATAA
- a CDS encoding PadR family transcriptional regulator, which yields MIPSQMLKGLLEGAILEIIHQEETYAYEISKKLEAYGFGEISEGTIYPIILRLQSSQCIQGEQKPSPQGPKRKYYRLTAVGIKQLAGFKNNWSLLSNALDQLLQKESSGDKDA from the coding sequence ATGATTCCATCACAAATGTTAAAGGGCCTACTTGAAGGGGCTATTCTTGAAATTATTCATCAGGAAGAAACTTATGCCTACGAAATTTCTAAAAAATTAGAAGCCTACGGCTTCGGAGAGATTTCTGAAGGAACAATTTACCCCATTATTTTGAGATTGCAGAGCAGTCAATGCATTCAAGGGGAGCAAAAACCATCCCCACAGGGTCCTAAAAGGAAGTATTACAGATTAACAGCTGTTGGCATTAAACAACTAGCTGGCTTTAAAAACAATTGGTCCCTGCTCAGCAATGCGTTAGACCAATTATTACAGAAAGAAAGTTCAGGTGATAAAGATGCATAA
- the citC gene encoding [citrate (pro-3S)-lyase] ligase produces the protein MSVFSVSKIFPSDHKNQRQVTQLLEAAGIQRDLNLDYTCGIFNEKDQLIATGSLFKNSLRCFAICQKYKGEGLLNLIVSHLLTKAVEDGHSHVFVYTKPDASHFFADLGFYPIVSIPELLTFMENRKEGFKHYLDKLALATSKNKSQAAIVLNANPFTLGHLHLIEKAALENEVLHLFMVSDDSSLIPFHIRKELILAGTAHLDNIIYHETGPYIISQATFPSYFQKDKQSVIVSQAKLDLTIFTAIANQLGIHKRYVGQEPHSQVTGIYNAIMQEYLPQEGIDCVLIPRKEVNGQIISASTVRQYLKDKQVNKIKPLVPKTTYDFFTSERAKDIINRIQKSKSVIHY, from the coding sequence ATGTCTGTATTTTCCGTATCCAAAATTTTCCCATCTGATCACAAAAACCAGAGACAGGTCACTCAACTTTTAGAAGCTGCAGGCATTCAACGAGACCTCAATTTAGACTATACCTGCGGTATCTTTAACGAAAAAGACCAATTAATTGCTACTGGTAGCCTCTTTAAAAATAGCTTGCGCTGTTTTGCCATTTGCCAAAAATATAAGGGTGAGGGGCTGCTAAACCTCATTGTTAGTCATCTTCTTACAAAAGCTGTTGAAGATGGGCATTCCCATGTCTTTGTCTACACCAAGCCAGATGCTAGTCATTTCTTTGCTGACTTAGGTTTTTATCCTATTGTTAGCATTCCTGAACTCTTGACATTTATGGAAAACCGTAAAGAAGGCTTTAAGCACTACTTGGATAAGCTAGCCCTAGCAACTTCTAAGAACAAGTCACAGGCTGCTATTGTCTTAAATGCCAACCCCTTTACCTTGGGACATCTTCACCTCATTGAAAAAGCAGCTTTAGAAAATGAGGTGTTACACCTATTTATGGTCAGTGATGACAGTAGTTTAATCCCCTTTCATATCCGAAAAGAATTGATTTTAGCTGGAACTGCCCATTTAGATAATATTATTTATCATGAAACAGGTCCTTATATTATCAGCCAAGCCACTTTTCCGAGTTATTTCCAAAAAGACAAACAAAGCGTCATCGTCAGTCAAGCTAAGCTAGATCTTACCATTTTCACAGCTATTGCCAACCAATTAGGCATTCATAAACGATACGTAGGACAAGAACCTCATAGTCAGGTTACTGGTATTTACAATGCCATCATGCAAGAGTATCTACCACAAGAAGGTATTGACTGCGTTCTTATCCCAAGAAAAGAAGTTAACGGCCAAATCATTAGTGCTTCAACCGTCCGCCAATACCTCAAAGACAAGCAAGTCAACAAGATCAAACCATTGGTTCCTAAAACAACCTATGACTTTTTCACTTCTGAGCGAGCCAAAGACATCATTAACCGCATTCAAAAAAGCAAGTCCGTCATCCATTATTAG